From Denitrovibrio acetiphilus DSM 12809, the proteins below share one genomic window:
- a CDS encoding helix-turn-helix domain-containing protein yields MSYGIKLREIRKKLSMTLEDISQKTGFTKSFISQIENGKNSPSIASLKKICYALGTTISELFEDERNIVNIFSSPDFKVFKNKSISMSFLASKLVNRKMEPILIELDPYGETGTDYYHHTGEELGYVVEGDICVVIGNDEHYLTQGECIYFSSNLPHKIRNRTDKPAVAFWVGTPPSF; encoded by the coding sequence ATGTCGTATGGTATAAAACTGAGAGAAATCAGAAAAAAGCTTAGTATGACGTTAGAGGATATCTCACAGAAAACGGGCTTTACAAAAAGCTTTATCAGTCAGATTGAAAACGGCAAAAACTCTCCGTCCATAGCCTCTTTGAAGAAGATTTGCTATGCGCTTGGTACAACCATAAGTGAACTCTTTGAAGATGAGCGTAATATCGTAAATATCTTCAGCAGCCCCGACTTTAAGGTGTTTAAAAACAAGAGCATATCCATGTCATTTCTTGCATCAAAACTTGTTAACCGTAAAATGGAGCCTATTCTTATCGAACTGGATCCATACGGCGAAACCGGTACCGACTATTATCATCACACAGGTGAGGAACTCGGATATGTAGTTGAAGGCGACATCTGCGTTGTCATAGGCAATGACGAACATTATCTCACTCAGGGCGAATGTATTTATTTCAGCTCTAATCTGCCTCACAAGATAAGAAACAGAACAGACAAACCTGCTGTAGCTTTCTGGGTTGGGACACCTCCCAGTTTTTAA
- a CDS encoding gamma carbonic anhydrase family protein: MENVKRRLQTEPIVGKRVFIADSADIIGEVELADDSSVWFNVVLRGDVEKITIGRCSNVQDGTVVHTTLNKYPTIIGNYVTVGHNAMLHGCTIKDNVLIGIGAIVLDNAVVGENSIVAAGALIPPGKEFPPNSLLMGSPAKVAKTLTEDDIKGIKDYADRYIKYKELYLSEGYKRS; the protein is encoded by the coding sequence ATGGAAAATGTAAAAAGAAGACTGCAAACAGAACCCATTGTAGGTAAAAGAGTATTTATTGCTGATAGTGCAGATATTATAGGTGAGGTCGAGCTGGCTGACGACAGCAGTGTCTGGTTTAATGTAGTACTGCGGGGGGACGTGGAAAAGATAACAATAGGAAGATGTTCTAATGTACAGGACGGTACAGTTGTCCATACTACTCTAAATAAGTACCCTACCATTATCGGAAATTATGTCACAGTTGGACACAATGCAATGCTCCACGGCTGTACAATTAAAGACAATGTTTTAATCGGCATAGGCGCCATAGTTCTGGACAATGCTGTTGTCGGAGAAAATAGCATTGTGGCGGCTGGGGCACTTATCCCCCCTGGTAAGGAGTTCCCTCCGAATTCGTTACTTATGGGAAGCCCAGCAAAAGTCGCTAAGACACTCACGGAGGACGATATAAAAGGCATAAAAGACTATGCAGACAGATATATCAAATATAAGGAACTTTACCTTTCTGAAGGATATAAAAGGAGTTAA
- a CDS encoding LysM peptidoglycan-binding domain-containing protein, with the protein MTRFSKMIMFAALIAALVVTGCSKPPVQEMDNAKAAMKAAQESGAEKCATEEYERAKAAVAAAEAKMAEAEQSGDKGALYKEAKDELLKAIADFEKAKEIASERSKINDQAQAELDTLKKQLEVDANADGAKYSETYQAAEAKLAKAQALIDNCEGGKALAILEQVKVDNAAIQREIIEGKAAAKKAEAERQAKLRAQMMKAQTENYKVIKGDNLWNISKDKYMNPFMWPLIYWSNKEQIKDPDLIFPGQIFKIRKHFEDDEKAKADNFAKTRGPWSLFDGK; encoded by the coding sequence ATGACCAGATTTTCCAAGATGATTATGTTTGCTGCTCTTATAGCCGCACTCGTTGTCACAGGTTGCTCAAAGCCGCCCGTACAGGAAATGGACAACGCTAAAGCAGCTATGAAAGCTGCGCAGGAAAGCGGTGCTGAAAAATGCGCTACTGAAGAGTATGAAAGGGCTAAAGCTGCCGTTGCTGCTGCTGAAGCGAAAATGGCTGAAGCTGAGCAGAGCGGAGATAAAGGTGCTCTTTATAAAGAAGCTAAAGATGAACTCCTTAAAGCTATAGCTGACTTTGAAAAAGCAAAAGAGATCGCTTCCGAGCGCTCTAAAATAAACGATCAGGCTCAGGCTGAGCTTGACACTCTTAAGAAACAGCTTGAAGTTGATGCTAACGCTGATGGTGCTAAGTATTCTGAAACATATCAGGCTGCTGAAGCTAAACTTGCCAAAGCTCAGGCTCTCATTGACAACTGTGAAGGCGGAAAAGCCCTCGCTATCCTTGAGCAGGTTAAAGTTGACAATGCTGCTATCCAACGTGAAATTATCGAAGGTAAAGCTGCTGCGAAAAAGGCAGAAGCAGAGCGTCAGGCAAAACTGAGAGCTCAGATGATGAAAGCTCAGACAGAGAATTACAAAGTTATCAAAGGTGATAACCTCTGGAATATCTCTAAAGATAAGTATATGAACCCATTTATGTGGCCACTCATTTACTGGTCTAACAAAGAGCAGATAAAAGATCCGGACCTCATTTTCCCTGGTCAGATCTTCAAAATTCGCAAGCATTTTGAAGACGACGAGAAAGCGAAAGCAGATAACTTCGCTAAAACAAGAGGCCCTTGGTCATTGTTTGACGGCAAATAA
- the aspS gene encoding aspartate--tRNA ligase, protein MLSHMGDWRRSHNCVQLTAKNIGEEVCLMGWVQRRRDHGGVIFVDLRDREGLTQVVMSPEYNKDVHAVADSIRNEFVIAVKGKVGMRPEGTINTKLPTGEIEVMVDELKILNASQTPPFMIDDFTNANEDIRLKYRYLDLRRRKIQNNLITRHNIVRTMREYLYARDFLDIETPFLTKSTPEGARDYLVPSRVNPGKCYALPQSPQMFKQLLMVGGYDKYFQIVKCFRDEDLRADRQPEFTQLDMEMSFIDREDLMELLEGMFIEIFQNIKGIKLERGFPRMSYDNAMEKYGHDAPDTRFDMFLKTINELVADCGFKVFREVVADGGVVKAINAKGAGEKYSRKNIDELTELAVSLGAGGLAYIKVNEDSLQSPIVKFLGDSADTIVKAMDGKPGDIIFFGAGKKDIVNLYMSKVRLKLGKELGLIKEGDYSFVWVLDFPLLDYDAEEKRYVAMHHPFTAPLDEDIPLFDTDPGQMRAKAYDLVLNGSEIGGGSIRIHRSDVQEKMFNALGFTPEEREYKFGFFIDALKYGTPPHGGIAFGVDRIATILTGSDSIRDVIAFPKTQKATDMMSEAPSKIDEKQLKELYMKFEVVEND, encoded by the coding sequence TTGCTTTCACACATGGGCGATTGGCGAAGATCACATAACTGTGTTCAACTCACAGCAAAAAACATTGGAGAAGAAGTCTGCCTTATGGGCTGGGTTCAACGACGCAGAGACCACGGCGGGGTTATATTTGTAGACCTCAGAGACAGAGAGGGGCTGACACAGGTTGTCATGAGTCCTGAATATAATAAAGACGTTCACGCTGTTGCTGATTCTATCAGAAACGAATTTGTTATAGCTGTTAAAGGTAAAGTCGGGATGAGACCTGAAGGAACCATAAACACTAAACTCCCGACCGGTGAGATAGAAGTTATGGTTGACGAATTAAAAATCCTCAACGCCTCACAGACTCCTCCTTTCATGATAGATGATTTTACAAACGCAAACGAAGATATCAGGCTTAAATACAGATACCTCGACCTGCGCAGAAGAAAGATTCAGAATAACCTTATAACAAGACACAATATAGTGCGTACGATGAGAGAATATCTCTATGCAAGAGACTTTCTCGATATCGAAACGCCTTTCCTTACTAAGAGCACACCGGAGGGGGCGAGAGATTATCTTGTACCAAGCCGTGTTAACCCTGGTAAATGCTATGCACTTCCGCAGTCACCACAGATGTTTAAACAGCTTCTGATGGTTGGGGGATACGATAAGTATTTCCAGATAGTAAAATGCTTCCGTGACGAAGACCTGCGTGCTGACCGTCAGCCTGAGTTTACTCAGCTCGATATGGAGATGTCCTTCATCGACAGAGAAGACCTTATGGAACTTCTGGAAGGGATGTTTATTGAGATATTCCAGAATATAAAAGGGATAAAACTTGAAAGAGGCTTCCCCAGAATGTCCTATGACAACGCTATGGAAAAATACGGACACGATGCTCCGGACACAAGATTTGATATGTTTTTGAAAACTATTAATGAACTTGTTGCCGATTGCGGGTTCAAAGTATTTAGAGAGGTTGTCGCCGATGGAGGTGTGGTTAAAGCCATCAATGCCAAAGGCGCAGGTGAAAAGTATTCCAGAAAGAATATTGACGAGCTTACAGAACTGGCTGTTTCTCTTGGTGCAGGCGGGCTGGCTTATATCAAAGTTAATGAAGACAGTCTTCAGTCCCCGATTGTTAAATTTCTGGGAGATTCTGCCGATACAATAGTTAAGGCTATGGACGGCAAGCCGGGAGACATTATATTTTTCGGAGCCGGCAAAAAAGATATCGTAAACCTTTACATGTCTAAAGTCAGGCTGAAGCTTGGGAAAGAGCTTGGACTTATAAAAGAAGGAGATTACTCATTTGTATGGGTGCTTGACTTCCCGCTTCTGGACTATGATGCAGAGGAAAAACGCTATGTTGCTATGCACCACCCGTTCACAGCTCCTCTTGACGAAGATATCCCGCTGTTTGACACTGATCCGGGGCAAATGAGAGCCAAGGCCTATGACCTTGTTCTCAACGGTTCAGAGATAGGCGGAGGGTCTATCAGGATTCACCGTAGTGACGTGCAGGAGAAAATGTTTAATGCGCTCGGCTTTACACCAGAAGAGAGAGAGTACAAATTCGGCTTCTTTATAGATGCCCTTAAATACGGAACACCTCCTCACGGCGGTATAGCCTTTGGGGTGGATAGAATTGCGACCATCCTGACAGGCTCAGATTCTATCAGAGATGTAATCGCTTTCCCTAAAACTCAGAAAGCGACAGACATGATGAGCGAAGCGCCGAGCAAGATAGATGAAAAGCAGTTAAAAGAGCTGTATATGAAGTTCGAAGTTGTCGAAAATGACTGA
- the hisS gene encoding histidine--tRNA ligase — protein MYKKVKGFRDIYGLESRYWQKVEKIFKETFKSFNYQEFYLPVLEKIEVFDRGIGGSTDIVEKEMFAFEDRDGTNVALRPEGTASIVRAYVENKLYNPPATSKYYYIGPMFRRERPQKGRFRQFTQAGIEVFGSAGPAVDADVVNVLYTLACNLGIEEFVSMEINSIGCPECRPAYNEKLIAYLNDNKEGLCEDCLRRLNKNPMRILDCKNDGCKAITKNAPVALDHLCGECEEHFNGVRNYLDTLGVPYNVNPMMVRGLDYYVRTAFELVTNKLGSQSAVGAGGRYDGLIQLLGGPDTPGIGFATGIDRMVALAMLKETEKENEIDAFVVSFKDISDKKALKMVNDMRSAGISADMDYDFRKMKKQFSLADKNGARFTVILGEDEMNKGTAAVKDMETGGQEDVMLEKTIEYISDKLRRN, from the coding sequence GTGTATAAAAAGGTCAAGGGATTCAGAGATATATATGGACTGGAATCCCGTTACTGGCAGAAAGTCGAGAAAATATTCAAAGAGACGTTTAAGTCTTTCAACTATCAGGAGTTTTATCTTCCTGTTCTGGAAAAAATCGAAGTTTTTGACAGGGGTATAGGCGGATCGACAGATATAGTAGAGAAAGAAATGTTTGCATTTGAGGACAGAGACGGCACAAATGTTGCGCTTCGTCCTGAAGGGACAGCTTCTATTGTGCGTGCCTATGTCGAAAACAAATTATATAATCCTCCTGCAACATCAAAATATTACTACATAGGTCCGATGTTTAGAAGAGAACGCCCGCAGAAAGGACGTTTCAGACAATTCACACAGGCAGGGATAGAGGTATTCGGCTCCGCAGGTCCTGCTGTGGATGCAGATGTTGTCAATGTCCTTTACACACTGGCATGCAACCTTGGTATTGAGGAATTTGTCTCGATGGAGATAAACTCTATCGGGTGCCCTGAGTGCCGTCCTGCTTATAACGAAAAACTGATTGCATATCTTAATGATAATAAAGAGGGGCTTTGCGAGGATTGTCTTCGCAGACTTAACAAAAACCCCATGCGTATTCTTGACTGTAAAAATGACGGCTGCAAAGCGATAACTAAAAACGCACCTGTTGCCCTTGACCACCTCTGCGGTGAGTGTGAAGAGCATTTTAACGGTGTCAGAAATTATCTGGACACCCTTGGGGTGCCTTATAATGTGAATCCTATGATGGTGCGCGGACTGGATTATTATGTCCGTACAGCTTTTGAGCTTGTAACTAATAAGCTCGGGTCGCAATCTGCCGTGGGAGCAGGGGGACGTTATGACGGTCTTATACAGCTGCTTGGCGGACCGGACACTCCGGGGATAGGTTTTGCAACCGGGATCGACAGAATGGTAGCTCTCGCCATGCTGAAAGAGACAGAGAAAGAGAACGAAATTGATGCATTTGTGGTATCTTTTAAAGATATATCAGACAAAAAAGCATTGAAGATGGTTAATGACATGCGCTCTGCCGGAATCAGTGCTGACATGGATTATGATTTCAGAAAAATGAAAAAACAGTTTTCGCTTGCGGATAAGAACGGTGCACGTTTTACTGTTATCCTTGGTGAGGACGAGATGAATAAAGGCACTGCCGCTGTTAAGGATATGGAAACAGGCGGTCAGGAAGATGTTATGCTTGAAAAGACTATAGAATACATATCCGATAAACTCAGGAGGAACTAA
- a CDS encoding cytidylate kinase-like family protein translates to MAIITISRQYGCGGEYVAERLAENLKFRLFNKELVKFAAILTGSDEEKVKLFDEEQHSSVRSFMSKYFDINMFADLFKNTDYSQKTVRQMMSQEHEAFFDVYSRDENITDAESFHEMVRRIINKAADEMNAVVLGRGGVCILEDHPKAIHFRLVATMDDRVRWVSMREELSEKEAYEKIKDTDNRKRKYFKHYFGRSIDDHWMYHGVLNLSKLDLEEASLAIGKIAEIKFNL, encoded by the coding sequence ATGGCGATAATTACTATATCCAGACAATACGGATGCGGTGGAGAATATGTCGCAGAAAGGCTGGCTGAAAATCTTAAGTTCAGGTTGTTTAACAAAGAGCTTGTTAAATTTGCGGCTATACTGACCGGGTCTGACGAGGAGAAGGTTAAGCTGTTTGATGAGGAGCAGCACTCCTCTGTCCGTTCATTTATGTCTAAATATTTCGACATAAATATGTTTGCAGACTTATTTAAAAATACTGACTATTCTCAGAAAACTGTGAGACAGATGATGTCTCAGGAGCATGAGGCTTTTTTTGATGTCTACAGCAGAGATGAGAATATAACAGATGCAGAATCATTTCATGAAATGGTGCGTCGGATCATAAATAAAGCAGCAGACGAGATGAATGCTGTTGTTCTTGGCAGAGGCGGTGTGTGTATTCTGGAAGATCACCCTAAGGCTATTCACTTCAGACTTGTAGCCACTATGGACGACAGAGTGAGATGGGTGAGTATGCGTGAGGAACTTTCCGAGAAAGAAGCATATGAAAAGATCAAAGACACTGACAACAGAAAACGTAAATACTTCAAGCACTATTTTGGCAGAAGTATAGATGACCACTGGATGTATCACGGTGTCCTTAATCTGTCTAAACTTGATCTCGAAGAAGCCAGCCTTGCGATTGGTAAGATAGCTGAGATAAAATTTAATTTATAG
- the folK gene encoding 2-amino-4-hydroxy-6-hydroxymethyldihydropteridine diphosphokinase, whose product MSRKNCAILGLGSNLGRKSENLCHGIKLISDFCDIVSVSPVYKTQSLLKDDQDSYFNLCVAIRTNMEPEQLLHTLKEIERKLGRTNNGRWYTRVLDIDIIDFNRTVYKYPKLHIPHQQMHKRSFVLYPLMDICPEYVNPESCLSINSMVNIIKDDLGIKRLGAVVWR is encoded by the coding sequence GTGAGCAGAAAGAACTGCGCAATTCTGGGGCTGGGAAGTAATCTTGGTAGAAAGTCGGAGAATCTCTGCCACGGAATAAAGCTTATCAGCGATTTTTGTGACATTGTTTCCGTTTCACCTGTTTACAAGACACAATCACTTCTTAAAGATGATCAGGATTCATATTTTAACCTGTGTGTAGCGATACGTACAAACATGGAACCTGAACAACTTTTACATACTTTGAAAGAGATTGAACGAAAGCTTGGCAGAACCAATAACGGCAGATGGTACACTCGCGTGCTTGATATAGACATTATAGACTTTAACCGGACAGTGTATAAATATCCAAAACTACATATCCCGCATCAGCAGATGCATAAGCGTAGTTTTGTACTGTATCCGCTGATGGATATATGTCCTGAATATGTAAATCCCGAAAGTTGCCTGAGCATTAATTCTATGGTAAATATAATTAAAGATGATTTAGGCATTAAAAGACTGGGAGCTGTTGTATGGCGATAA
- a CDS encoding lysophospholipid acyltransferase family protein has protein sequence MKIIYSAFVWIALAFHTVILVLIGMPFLLVGINIYLSLARLWAKINIFLFGVRAKVEGVENLSPDRNYVFMGNHQSYVDIFVLLSVIDKRFTFMAKEELFKIPVFGFGIRAIGLVPINRGESRDALKSLFAAAKKIQEGYSIVLFPEGTRSDDGNMLPFKRGAFTLAVRTGHEIAPFVIEGSGETLPKSSFKINPFQKVTIRFLEPVSPEGMKDRELLELIRKRMESEQKELRNSGAGK, from the coding sequence ATGAAAATAATTTACAGTGCATTTGTATGGATAGCTCTTGCTTTTCATACAGTAATTCTCGTTTTGATAGGTATGCCGTTTCTTCTTGTAGGTATAAATATATACCTCAGTCTTGCCAGGTTATGGGCAAAGATAAATATATTTCTTTTCGGTGTCAGAGCCAAAGTCGAAGGTGTGGAGAACCTCTCTCCTGATCGAAATTATGTTTTCATGGGAAATCATCAGAGTTACGTTGATATATTTGTTCTTTTATCAGTTATAGATAAACGATTTACTTTTATGGCGAAGGAAGAGCTCTTTAAAATTCCTGTTTTCGGCTTCGGAATAAGGGCTATCGGGCTTGTTCCCATTAACAGAGGTGAGAGCAGGGATGCACTGAAAAGTCTCTTTGCGGCAGCAAAGAAAATTCAGGAAGGTTATTCCATAGTGCTTTTTCCGGAGGGGACAAGGTCGGACGATGGAAATATGCTCCCATTTAAGAGGGGAGCTTTTACCCTTGCGGTGCGAACAGGTCACGAGATAGCACCTTTTGTGATCGAAGGTTCAGGTGAAACTCTCCCTAAAAGCAGCTTTAAGATTAACCCTTTTCAAAAGGTTACAATCAGGTTTCTTGAGCCTGTCAGTCCGGAAGGGATGAAAGACAGGGAACTTCTGGAACTTATCAGAAAAAGGATGGAAAGTGAGCAGAAAGAACTGCGCAATTCTGGGGCTGGGAAGTAA
- a CDS encoding dihydrolipoyl dehydrogenase family protein, giving the protein MSENISYEVVVIGAGPAGIEAAKKLADNGKKVLLIDKHIGGNYCTGGSVVSNTLLHVSHLYERFVNKTSNFVDSECGHQHNFDFKKARKHVEGVASKVVKGFLDNLSSSGVEILTGFAVFKDKNTLTVMKEDGEEYISFEKAIIATGSNNMSANVPSTKKLLDTTNIFDLESTPKSVVVVGGGFIGTEYATFFKRIGCKVTLVEKSDSLLGSIDSQIVKEFEDQFRKSGVEIVKGVSVDRIEKVGNKTIIFLNNESKLEGEEVFVSIGRAPNIEKLKPENAGIKFDEKGYPKLTKKLKTSNSDIYMVGDSTGVNMFVNWAYMSADIAANDIMDRKRNISADLCPRILKLDPEIASVGMSEDEAKESGIEFKVIRHSFKNFEKSVIHGTIKGLVKILYSPDNKKILGCHAVGNGATDIVSTFAMMVQSKMPLTRLEDFVFNHPTYSSVLGDIAGKIK; this is encoded by the coding sequence TTGTCTGAAAATATAAGCTACGAAGTGGTTGTCATCGGTGCCGGTCCTGCCGGCATCGAGGCTGCCAAAAAACTTGCCGATAATGGAAAGAAAGTTCTGCTTATCGACAAACACATCGGCGGAAACTACTGTACCGGAGGAAGTGTTGTCTCTAACACTCTCCTTCACGTCAGTCACCTTTATGAGCGTTTTGTAAACAAAACGTCGAATTTTGTTGATTCTGAATGCGGACATCAGCATAACTTTGACTTTAAAAAGGCGCGTAAACATGTCGAAGGTGTTGCCAGTAAAGTCGTTAAAGGGTTTCTGGATAACCTGAGTTCATCCGGTGTGGAAATTTTGACAGGTTTTGCGGTTTTCAAAGATAAAAATACCCTGACAGTAATGAAAGAAGATGGTGAAGAATATATTTCTTTCGAAAAAGCCATTATTGCCACAGGCTCAAATAATATGAGCGCTAATGTTCCGTCTACTAAAAAACTCCTTGATACAACAAACATATTTGATCTTGAAAGCACTCCGAAAAGTGTCGTTGTGGTTGGGGGCGGATTTATTGGGACAGAATATGCGACATTTTTCAAAAGAATAGGGTGTAAGGTCACTCTTGTCGAAAAAAGTGACAGTCTTCTCGGTTCAATAGATTCGCAGATTGTTAAGGAATTCGAAGACCAGTTCAGAAAAAGCGGAGTTGAGATCGTTAAGGGTGTTTCTGTTGATAGGATAGAGAAGGTCGGAAACAAGACTATCATTTTTCTGAATAATGAAAGCAAGCTTGAGGGTGAAGAAGTTTTTGTCTCTATCGGGCGTGCACCGAACATTGAAAAGCTGAAACCTGAAAACGCAGGTATCAAATTTGATGAAAAAGGATACCCTAAGCTTACTAAAAAACTTAAAACGTCTAATTCTGATATATACATGGTTGGTGACTCCACTGGCGTTAATATGTTTGTTAACTGGGCGTACATGTCTGCGGATATCGCAGCAAACGACATTATGGACCGCAAGAGAAATATATCAGCGGATTTATGCCCCCGTATCCTTAAGCTGGATCCTGAGATAGCTTCTGTCGGCATGTCTGAGGATGAAGCTAAAGAGTCTGGTATAGAGTTTAAAGTTATCAGACACAGCTTCAAAAATTTTGAAAAATCAGTAATTCACGGAACAATCAAAGGACTGGTGAAGATCCTTTACAGTCCTGATAATAAAAAGATATTAGGATGTCATGCAGTAGGTAACGGGGCAACGGATATTGTGTCCACTTTTGCCATGATGGTGCAGTCTAAAATGCCTCTGACACGCCTTGAGGATTTTGTGTTTAACCACCCAACATACTCAAGCGTTCTCGGTGACATCGCCGGAAAAATCAAATGA
- the ahcY gene encoding adenosylhomocysteinase, whose product MNQTLQYKVADINLADFGRKEIAIAEHEMPGLMATREKYAKLQPLKGVRITGSLHMTIQTAVLIETLVALGADVRWASCNIFSTQDHAAAAIAATGVPVFAWKGESLEEYWWCTEQALRFPDGKGPQLIVDDGGDATMMIHTGVAAEKDPSILDKKADSTEESVFLAQLKKIFAEAPTRWQETVKELKGVSEETTTGVHRLYHMMEKGELLIPAINVNDSVTKSKFDNLYGCRESLVDGIKRATDVMIAGKVAVVCGYGDVGKGCAESLRGLGAIVIVTEIDPICALQAAMAGYQVKTVEDTLGMADIYVTTTGNKDIIRVEHMEKMKDQAIVCNIGHFDNEIEVEKLNAYPKIIKTNIKPQVDKYTFPDGHEIFMLAEGRLVNLGCATGHPSFVMSNSFTNQTLAQIDLWENRETYKPGVYVLSKKLDEEVARLHLEKIGVKLTVLKDYQADYIGVPVEGPYKPDHYRY is encoded by the coding sequence ATGAATCAAACACTTCAGTATAAAGTTGCCGATATTAATCTTGCCGATTTCGGACGCAAAGAGATTGCGATCGCAGAGCACGAAATGCCAGGTCTTATGGCAACAAGAGAAAAATATGCTAAATTACAGCCTTTGAAGGGTGTACGTATTACCGGTTCTCTTCATATGACGATTCAGACGGCAGTTCTGATCGAAACTCTGGTAGCTCTCGGAGCTGATGTCCGCTGGGCGAGTTGTAACATCTTTTCTACACAGGATCACGCTGCCGCCGCAATAGCTGCTACAGGCGTACCTGTATTTGCATGGAAAGGTGAAAGTCTCGAAGAGTACTGGTGGTGTACTGAGCAGGCACTCCGGTTTCCTGATGGTAAAGGTCCCCAGCTTATTGTTGACGATGGCGGCGATGCGACAATGATGATACACACAGGTGTGGCAGCTGAAAAAGATCCTTCCATACTTGATAAAAAGGCAGACAGCACTGAAGAGAGTGTTTTTCTTGCTCAGCTTAAAAAAATATTTGCTGAAGCACCGACACGCTGGCAGGAAACTGTAAAAGAGTTGAAAGGTGTTTCTGAAGAGACTACTACAGGTGTTCACAGGCTTTATCATATGATGGAGAAGGGTGAACTGCTTATACCTGCAATAAATGTTAATGATTCTGTTACAAAATCTAAATTTGACAACCTCTACGGTTGCCGCGAGTCTCTTGTTGACGGTATCAAACGTGCCACAGATGTTATGATAGCAGGAAAAGTTGCAGTTGTGTGCGGTTATGGAGATGTTGGTAAAGGTTGTGCGGAATCCCTGCGAGGACTTGGCGCAATCGTTATTGTAACAGAGATAGACCCGATATGCGCACTTCAGGCTGCTATGGCAGGCTATCAGGTTAAAACTGTTGAAGACACACTCGGCATGGCTGACATATATGTAACCACTACCGGAAACAAAGACATTATCCGTGTTGAACACATGGAAAAGATGAAAGATCAGGCAATCGTTTGTAATATCGGTCACTTTGACAACGAGATAGAAGTTGAGAAACTGAACGCTTACCCTAAAATAATCAAAACCAACATAAAACCACAGGTTGATAAATACACTTTCCCTGATGGTCACGAAATATTCATGCTTGCCGAAGGTCGCCTCGTAAACCTTGGCTGTGCAACTGGACACCCGTCTTTTGTAATGAGCAACTCATTTACAAATCAGACTCTGGCACAGATAGATCTTTGGGAAAACAGAGAAACATATAAGCCAGGTGTTTATGTGCTCAGTAAAAAGCTTGATGAGGAAGTAGCAAGACTGCACCTCGAAAAAATCGGTGTTAAGCTTACCGTTCTGAAAGATTATCAGGCTGATTATATAGGAGTCCCCGTTGAAGGACCTTATAAACCAGATCATTACAGGTATTGA